The DNA region GTCATAATTTCTTTGACAATCTTGGCTCCCTCTTCATCGAACAAGGAAGCACCAATCTCCATGTTGTTCAAGACCTTAAGGAAGGTGTAAGCCATTCCCCCACCAATGATCATCTCATTGACTTTGTCCAGCATGTTTTTGATGAGTTGGATCTTGTCGGCCACTTTGGCTCCACCAAGTATAGCCAAAAATGGTCTCTCTGGGTTTtccaaggctttggcaaagtaatCTAGCTCCTTCTTCATCAGGAATCCAGATGCCTTCTGGGGAAGATTCACTCCCACCATGGAACTGTGGGCCCGGTGAGCTGTCCCAAAAGCATCGTTGACATACACATCCCCTAGCTTGGAGAGGGATGCTCGGAAGGCTTCTATTTTATCTGGCTCAGCTTTAAGCTTATTTCCAGAAGGATCTTGGCCCTTGCCTTCTTCTTCCACATGAAAGCGCAGGTTCTCCAGCAAGATGACTGTACCGGTGGCTGGGTTGGCACACGCCTTCTCCACTTCCGGACCCACACAGTCCTTTAGGAACAGAACGTCCTTGCCCAACAAGGATTTGAGTTCAGCAGCAACAGGCTCTAAGGAGTATTTATCAGGCATTGGCACACCATCAGGTCTACCTAAATGACTCATAAGAACTACTGACTTGGCTCCATTGTCCAGACAGTACTTGATGCTTGGGAGAGAGGCCTTGATTCTTTGGTTGTTTGTGATCTGGTTCTTCTTCATGGGGACATTGAAGTCAACTCTCATGACGACTCGCTTCCCTTTCACATCCA from Ovis canadensis isolate MfBH-ARS-UI-01 breed Bighorn chromosome 20, ARS-UI_OviCan_v2, whole genome shotgun sequence includes:
- the PGK2 gene encoding phosphoglycerate kinase 2; the protein is MSLSKKLTLDKVDVKGKRVVMRVDFNVPMKKNQITNNQRIKASLPSIKYCLDNGAKSVVLMSHLGRPDGVPMPDKYSLEPVAAELKSLLGKDVLFLKDCVGPEVEKACANPATGTVILLENLRFHVEEEGKGQDPSGNKLKAEPDKIEAFRASLSKLGDVYVNDAFGTAHRAHSSMVGVNLPQKASGFLMKKELDYFAKALENPERPFLAILGGAKVADKIQLIKNMLDKVNEMIIGGGMAYTFLKVLNNMEIGASLFDEEGAKIVKEIMTKAGKNGVNITFPVDFVTADKFEENAKVGQATVASGIPAGWMGLDCGPETIKKYAAVVGRAKLIVWNGPVGVFEWDAFAKGTKALMDEVVKATSKGCITIIGGGDTATCCAKWNTEDKVSHVSTGGGASLELLEGKVLPGVNALSNL